Part of the Procambarus clarkii isolate CNS0578487 chromosome 20, FALCON_Pclarkii_2.0, whole genome shotgun sequence genome, GAATCAGTTTGCATCAATGGAGCATAAGGGCCATTTGCATCAATGGCTGGCATTCAACTTGTTTCCTATGCAAAtgccaatagggtaaaaaaaaattgtattgagCCTTCATACAACACACATCCACTGAGAAACAAATCTTTGCTCTCAAGTGGTCATGGAAGTACTGTACTGAAAATGACCCAACTATCTGGTGACAGTTTTTTATACAAAACTCctagatctctctctttatcagagTTTCTTAACACTAAAGTTATGTTATATATTAATACAGTTATTAGTAATGATTAATCTAAATACTGTATCCATTTCAATTAGcaataatttatatattcttGATTGCACATGACCTTTATGATACAAAGTACATGCCAGCACCCCTATTTCATCAATTTCATGTCTTTATAAATAATGACCACGTTTCCTGCTTTCATACAGGATCTTCTCACCATTGGGCATCATCTGGAGGCTGTCACGATCCCTTCTACTACAGGCCTAGCAGTCAATCTGTCCACCGTCAATGGAACTGTTAATATTACAAAATCTCAGGTAGATACTCCATCCACTGTTAGTGTACCTTGTGACCGTGCCTGCCAGTTCCACCACATCGTCAAACAAGGCAGTGGCCTAGACAATGGAGTTAGTCAATTAAAACATACTAACATAACCAGGAAATTGACAAACCAAGAGTATGCTGTACAGAGGAAAAATTTTGTGCAGTCCCATCTTAACAATAATAAAAGCGGGTGGAAGCCATGTGATAAGGCGTGTCGAGCAGCCAACTTGAAGAATCACAAACTGCACAGAGGAGCAGGCTatgctgccagggtgcaggtaaGGTAGATTCTTCCTAAGgaacagtgaagatgctgttgaggtcAAGATAGACAAGAATTCTCCAGCCAATACTTGAGCATGATACCATGTCTGCATTGTGTGTCCTAACATTATTGACCAGTTGAGACTCGGTGTTTTGTTACTCATTCACCTAATTAGATGCACATTTTGATTAATGATCTTTAATTAAAATAATTTGATTCGGATAGCACACCACAAAATtggaaatatttttctttgtAGCTCATAAATCATTcttttagtttatttatttaaaaatgttcATATATTAGGTATGACTCTTGCACCTGTGTGTGATGCACTGGCCAATTTGTTAAAAGTTTGTGATTCATCCATATTTTTATTATTTGCCATTTTTTCACAGGTGTTCTTTCACACAAATGCCACTCAGTTCAGTGCATAAATTAGTTTGTTCAGTAAATTGAATGATTTCTTGGAATGATACAGAAAAACTTAGTATATCTTTAATATAAACTCCCATTTACTATGTGGATATGGAATTGAGTTTTCAAGACAAATTTCAAATACAGTATGCTCTGAAATATGAATCACATTGATCTACTTGTAATCTGAAGATAAGTACAGTACTGAAGTTGACATTATATTAGAAGTCATATTAATTTTTTGCATCATTTAATTTTAGGTGGAGACCATGACTTTGCCAGACTCTTGGACAGTGACACAGGCGCTGGTAGACCGACTGTCTGTTAGACGCAACCATGTTCGAGAGGTAAGGCACAGGTATAATAGAAATTTGTATTATCTGTTACAATACAGTATTGCCAGTATTAGtattaaagtacagtacagtattaagaaatattgccagagcaAACGTGGATGTCTTCAAGAGTGAGAAAttttagttttcttcaagaagtgccggaccaaatgggctgtggtggatatgtgggcctgcaggccacaattaagcaatagcctggtggaccaagtctctcaaaagtcaagcctggcctcgggctgggcttggggagtagaactactcctagaaccccatcaagcagggggAGTAGaccaactcccagaacctcatctagGTACAGTGATGTTTGATACTTGATGTTTGCAAGTACAGTACTGGATTTACAAATGTATTGGGTTCTCACTTGGAAGAAGGCCATAACTATCAAATTTTTGTCTTCAGTGCTTCACATTATGATACCTAATACAAAATTTTTGTCTTCAGTGCTTCACATTATGATACCTAATACAAAATTTTTGTCTTCAGTGCTTCACATTATGATACCTAATACAATAGTCAGAACTGCACAACTAGGCCTATTCAATAGGATAATTTTGCTAATTACAGTATAGCCAGAGTACAGTACTGATTATCAAATTTATTTTTGAATTCAAAAATACAGCTGACTTGTAACACTTAATAATATTTCATACATTATAGCACAGCGGTTTCATACACTTGAATACAATAATGTATTGAGCTCTTTATGCTTGATGCATTATTATTAGGAATTTACATTTTACAAAAGTCAGTTTATAATGTTGATAAGCATATTATTTGTCCTAtgtttattaattgtaattatgaaatgTTTAACCTTTTGCAGTAATTCTGATTTCTTACTGTTGTATGCAGGTCTGTAGAAAATATGGATTAGATAAGCCTTCGGAGACGTACCAGCCAAATGCCTGGGAATTCTTGATAAATGAAAAATATGGCTTAGTATGGTGCAACATTTTCAAGGCTGCATCATCAACATGGTTCTATAACTTCAACCTGCTTGCAGGATTCTCAGAGACAGAGCTTCTTCACTCGAAAGATACTCCAATTCAGCTTGCTAGGAAGCGTTATGCAAGGTGTGTGATTTAACTTAGCATAATCTATAattattgtgtgtgtatatatctccAAGGTTCTAGCTCTCACCTCCATCACTACCTCATTAAATAGTGAAAGCATCATAAACCCCCCCTTCCCAATTTTACCTCCAGTGGCATGTCCAGGATTTTGCCAAAGGGGGAGCCTAATGGCAAGTGAGAGAGACCCCCTTCTCCCCTTTCCACATCATCCAAATTTACGGTAATGTGGGAAACATTACAGTAAACTTGACAGACTGCAAGACGTACAGTACATTTTATTGTCTCTAAACCGAGTCATAATGTGGAGAGACGGAATGATGAATGTCGGTAGTTTTCTTCATTTCATCTTCATCAGATAATTATGTGCAGTACTGTTTATGACACCCTTAATGGACTGGATAGAGGAATACTTTTTTCTTTCTCCCTCTTATCATTCTCGTGCATTTTACATCCATTTGTATTTTAAAAAAATTCTGTAAGAACTTGTACTGTATAGCCAAAAAGGTAGTAAAACAGTACTGTTCATATTTTGGAATTGCTGATGAATTCTTGCTCTAAAAACAAAATTCTTAAAGATATGAGCTCATAGATTAAAGAATTATAATGGGAATTTATTGCATTCCATTGAAAAAAGGTATAGATTAGACCAtataagaaagtagaacagttttTCATTAACAAGTCTTGTTGTACCCTATTGAAATTACTGTATACTGTACCGTCATCACAATGTGTATGAAAAGGTCTTAATAGCACTAGTTGGTTTTTAATAATTTCTTTATTTTATTCAGACCATCTGTTGAGGAGCTGCAGAAGTTTATGAATTCATCGCAACAGCCACTCTCCTTCATGATTGCAAGACATCCTCTAAAGAGACTTGTATCAGGGTACAGGTACGAATTCTTGTTGTGTATTTACAATTACAGTATGGAATGTGCTCTTCCTTTTATTAATTCATAATACTAAATCTTAACATTGTGTTAGGATAAATATTAAGATTAAATGGAACATTAATAAAAATCAGTGACTATGAAAAACTGGCTTGTGCAAAGAAAATTTGATTCATGTTTATTAAAACGCTGAAGAATTGTGATGTTTTAGTTTTGGGCTTGATTGTATTTCTAGTGTTCATGGATGGGTTCTTTTTTTTATATTGGCTCTATTACCATTCTTCTTGTGTTCTCTTTCCCTTTTTGTTATGAATAGTTTATCAACATACCAGGGTTCTCCATCTTTTGTTCCTCCTTATTTCTCATATGTGTATAGATTGTCTTTAGTTTACAGTAGGATATGATTGCATCTGATGGAGGCTTGTATTATTGATCAAGCATTTCTTCCCATTTCCTTGAGTATGAGAATTGGCTACAATGAGGTATTCCTTTGACTTGCTCTCATGGCCTGTTCTATATTGTGATGCATAAATGTTTGCAGTTGGAGATTTACAAATTTGTCTACTCATATATTTCATGTTCTTGCCTTATAAGCCTGCCACTCAATTGATTTCATATTAAAGCCATCCAGAAGCAACAATCCTGCTTTATCTTGATCTGCTCTTATTATTTTTCTCATTATAAGTCCCTGCCATTTGTTGGCGAGTTCCTCTCTCGTGTATACTTGTGCGAGTATACTTGTTTAAAGATTTTATGATAttagaaagttgttacaacttgttaggtggtGTTATAACTTCTTCGAACATCGAAGCAATATTAAAGTTTCTTCGCGTGTTTGGCAGGTTGATCTTGGTAGCTATACAAGTGAAGAGAATGTAGCATTGTTATATTGTTGACAGTCTAAGGGGCTGTCACTTCTCAGTGAATATGTAGAGCATGGCAAAGTTAAGAGTTGAAAGCTCCTCATGGAAGAAAGCCATGAGGAGgctatcttggaacgttaatgagTTAAAAAATAAAccagtggatgtacactattatactcttaagaAAGAATATTAACATAATAGCACTCTCGGAAATTGGGAATAGGGATGATAGCATTATgagattaaatggctataaaggattTCATTTATATGCTGGTAGAGGAATTAGTAATGTGTCATGTTATGTCAACAATACCATACCTGCTTAAATAAGATGCCCGAGAGAAATAGAGGTATTGATAGTATTAGTTTGCAGATACAATTACAAAACCGACAATTacatttcattaatctatacatctgtGATGACTCCTTTGATTTAAGATACTTGACATTCAGCTTTAGGATCAAGTGGTAAAGCAAATACAGTGGTAATGGTTGCTGATGATACCAGTTTACACTTTGGCTGCGGATAAAACACAGTACGGTAATCTGTATAGTTTGTCCACATTGGCATAGTATTTAGATTACAAAATCATTCTTATTTTCAGAGACAAGATCCACTCGGGCAACAGATACTACAGTAGACTATCTCGGGCCATCATGAAACAGTACCCCCAGTTGAAGCCAGAAACACTAGCACCTAGATCCTTCCGGTCCTTCTTTGGAAGAGCAGGGCCTCTGTCTGTTGTGCCATCATTCCCACAATTTATACAGTTTCTGATAGATGAAAATGCGAAAGGTGCAAAGCTTGACGAGCACTGGACTCCTATGAATCGGTTTTGTACACCATGCTTGGTGCCTTTTGATGTATTTGCAAAGGTATGTACTTGTATGAAAAGGTGAACTACAATTGTTTGGTTTTGTGTGGATAAATGTTTTATATTCTTAAATGCAGGTATAAATATAACTTCCAAAAGACTGTAATTGATATAAATGTAGAAATGAAAATCACTGACAACTATTAAGAAGCTTTATTAAGGTTGGAAATGTAAAGAGTGAAGATTTATAAGTTTTATACCAATCAtttaatgaagaaaattttaaatattgcagttgctgcacacacacacacacacacacacacacacacacacacacacacacacacacacacacacacacacacacacacacacacacacacacattgccagACAATGGCTTATGTGGTGCCATAACATGTGTATAAGAACATGTTATGGATCCAAGAATACAAGTACTGTATACAAGAACATGAATTCCccccatatatattatataattatatataggaGGATTCCAAATAATATACGTGGATTCTTGTATTATTGCACTATCACTAATGACTTCATCAAGTGTAgacttctgtatatatatatacattattcctGCAAAACTACCAAGAATGTTAAGTTTATACTTTTATCTTTTAGATTGAAACTTTAGAAGAAGATGGAAACTACATCATCTTTTCTGCTGGTAAGTAGTCACTCAAGTTGCAATTCTAAAAATAAAATGTATAAGCTGATGGCAGAATTTCGAAGGGACAGGATGACAAACAAATCATCAGTTGAACCATTATGATGTGTTACTTGTATTAGGAGCCTGCTGTCGTGCGTGTGCCACATTGGTGGCTTACGCCTTAAGTTTTAATCTATACTCTCGCCCATATGGTGCCAATTAGGCCATATCTGACCATAGCCCAGAGCCCAACACCATTAAATATTATGTTCATATCCTTTTCACTACTCTATACTGGTTGTAATTGAGTATACCAGGTAAAGCAATCAGTTGAAACATTACCATGTGTTACATGAATTACATGATTTATCAAGTTAatcaatatacatacatactCGTGTAAAAAAAAGAGAAACAAGTGATAAACAATCAGTGATACATCCGAGGATAACACAGGAAGCGTCAGCAAAGTCAGGCATCGTGTGTTGACAGACCCCAAATACAGCCTTGAAATCCATAgattgggaggcctatgaagctagAATGGAGGACTTTTGGACCTATAGATTTGCAAACCTCGTCCCAGAGGCATTAATGTATCAAAACATTAACAAGctatgaggatgagggaagggaatGTTCTTTCCATGATGGATTTGATATTCaccagaaaagagagagagaaagagagagagatatttgacattcagtacgttTCCTGCTTAGGCAAAAGTGACCATGTCCTTTTTTGAATAAAGTATGCAGTGAGttataatctagtagagaatgaGGAAAATGAGGCAACTGAAAAACCTGGTTTCAGGAGAGGACACCTTGGGGAACTTATGGAGTTCTTTAATGCATTTGTTTTGGAAGACTtattaggcaaggaagtaaatgagatgtatatcaagttttgtgaaatatgtaATAAAGGCACaagaaaatttataccaaaacaaagatgcagaaccagGAAACTGAATAGGGTTGACaaattgcaagagggccagagaccaaaaaacACAAAATGGAGTTGATATCAAGAGAGACAAAACCCTCTAACATACCAGCGATAGAAAGAAGCACGAAACAACTATATGGCAgaaagaaaatgaaaaggaaatgtgtgaaacattaaaaacaGTTCTAAAAGTGTGTGCAAAATAAAatgttcagagaaccagacacaataagaattcctgaGAACAACATAGCACATAGAAGTGTCTAGAGACAaagggaaaaaatgctcaaggagctaagaaaGAACAAAGCACTTggaccagatggagtttcaccacagGTTCTGAGAGGATGGGAAcccgagctcagcattccacttcaaatgatttttcaggcattcctgtgtacaggagtcttagcaaatgtgtggaaaaaggcaaacacaGTTCCAATCTACAACAGTGCCAGCAGGAAAGGCccgcttaattatagacctgtatcattaacaTGTGTAGAGGTCATAATgttagaaaaaataattaaaataaaaaggtagaacatctggagaggaATTATacaataacagacagacagtattgtttttaATCTGAGAGATCTTGTATAACAAAtttacttagtttttatgatagagccacagagattttacaggaaagaaatGGATTAGTTGACTGCATTTATGTGGACCTAAAAAGGGCTTTCAGCAGTGTTTCACTTAAAATGTTGTTCTGGAAATTAGAACATactggaggggggagggaattatcagagaaagtgccaagccattatgactatatagcacttgaaatgggtcaggataaggatttgggatgggacaggagggggaaaggaatgatgcccaactacttggatgtgtggggattaaacgccgacctgcatgaagctttaCTGTCCAGCCCCAAATGGTTGGGCAAGGCCCATTTTAGAAGCCTCCCTGTTACTGAAGGAGTTACAGGGCTCGGGGGAGAtgagctcccagaaccctctccttgTTCTGGAACCCTCTTCCAGCTCTGGTTTGTGAATAGGAACTTTAGTCCTGTATTTGTAAGTCTTTTGTTAAATGCTCTCATTGGTGCCTAGGCACCTAACTTGCTATCTCATTCAGATTATAATTAGAGAAGAGCTGCTGAAGCAGAGCCCCAACAGGGGCATTTCATTGTACTGTACTCAAGACTATTTTTATATACATCAGGTGAAGTTCTCTTTTTCTTAATAGAATTATGTTGATtttaaaatgaataaataatcTAATTTGACACTTAAAAATATGGTTCGAATCAACAGGTATAGAAGATGTGATTAAACCAAAGAGAATCAATCGTTCAAGAAATGAACCTACGGAAGAAGTTAGCCGATAAGTTCCTCTGCCAACTTTCCCAGAAGCAAATGGAAGACCTTTTGGAACTATATAAATATGATATTGAGCTCTTTGAATATGATGTCTCCAAGTATATAAATTGTACAAAATCGCAAACTTAGAcaaaataattataaatactgtataagGTTTTACATTTTTAATGCTGGTAGTAAATATGTAAACAATTTCCTATCATTTGTGAAAAAAGTAATTGATGTCATgtgacaaat contains:
- the LOC123755431 gene encoding LOW QUALITY PROTEIN: carbohydrate sulfotransferase 11 (The sequence of the model RefSeq protein was modified relative to this genomic sequence to represent the inferred CDS: deleted 1 base in 1 codon); this translates as MRIRGRLKPLLLFVIFCLSIIIYNLKGARVDSWDDGNYKQNLRVARITAHDLLTIGHHLEAVTIPSTTGLAVNLSTVNGTVNITKSQVDTPSTVSVPCDRACQFHHIVKQGSGLDNGVSQLKHTNITRKLTNQEYAVQRKNFVQSHLNNNKSGWKPCDKACRAANLKNHKLHRGAGYAARVQVETMTLPDSWTVTQALVDRLSVRRNHVREVCRKYGLDKPSETYQPNAWEFLINEKYGLVWCNIFKAASSTWFYNFNLLAGFSETELLHSKDTPIQLARKRYARPSVEELQKFMNSSQQPLSFMIARHPLKRLVSGYRDKIHSGNRYYSRLSRAIMKQYPQLKPETLAPRSFRSFFGRAGPLSVVPSFPQFIQFLIDENAKGAKLDEHWTPMNRFCTPCLVPFDVFAKIETLEEDGNYIIFSAGIEDVIKPKRINRSRNEPTEEVADKFLCQLSQKQMEDLLELYKYDIELFEYDVSKYINCTKSQT